In a genomic window of Hyphomicrobiales bacterium:
- a CDS encoding DUF6468 domain-containing protein — translation MNAIPIAILVDGLIAALLLVTISFCVALYRRLGMLRLEEHRLRATIADLAAASRRAEAAIAGLRSLADETEDAFEARSDDAGQLIGELHHRTAAAKAVLTRIVAISRAVRPDAPRSAVPRREPAGKEEAA, via the coding sequence GTGAACGCAATTCCCATAGCCATTCTGGTCGACGGTCTGATCGCCGCGCTGTTGCTCGTCACCATCAGCTTCTGCGTTGCGCTTTATCGGCGCCTCGGCATGCTGCGCCTGGAGGAGCACAGGCTGCGGGCGACGATCGCCGATCTCGCCGCGGCAAGCCGGCGCGCGGAAGCTGCGATCGCCGGCCTGCGTAGCCTGGCGGACGAGACCGAGGACGCGTTCGAGGCCCGCTCCGATGACGCCGGCCAGCTGATCGGCGAACTCCACCATCGCACGGCGGCAGCCAAGGCGGTGCTCACCCGCATCGTCGCGATTTCGCGCGCGGTCAGGCCGGACGCGCCCCGCTCGGCAGTGCCGCGCCGGGAGCCTGCGGGCAAGGAGGAGGCGGCCTAA